The following proteins are encoded in a genomic region of Nitrospirota bacterium:
- a CDS encoding tetratricopeptide repeat protein: MPSKGRQARRLPRWGMTLAIAACLAALAGLASPFVFVYLQGGEIHFTSYDGLRIVAGDRTAQSLIRNLDLSSKAAGQVDDLNRLNETDRFKFLLYRALADVLRRNRQPEAAAYILGRLSRDPAVHSMQTSLFRYMGSLQQEMGDYRFAIESYEKALSGIQDPSERYYTYRSIADCLVSLQQYGRARRLYRELLETVPSTHGLGPEYLKDIYRRLSDVERYAGEIRQSAKYLDLALEKSQNDLRERNAILFDRAQLEIGIGDYETALRTLADHIETQASEVSAPPSADLNVMLINLYLRSRKYPEAKNLFLKIVSSREISADRLSQPGVRLATSLLEGSDPSSAFKVLDALAAMNGTQETLDQLALTEWALMSIEDGGPERIRQAWQRIGASQSLQVPKPDLDFMEAYTLERAGRSEEALRQYLALSDKNAPTSMEFFRQVAYRKVGQAEAKRPISPNRKLVEIKHGGEDPSR, translated from the coding sequence ATGCCCTCCAAAGGACGGCAGGCGCGCCGGCTTCCCCGATGGGGAATGACCCTCGCCATTGCCGCGTGCTTGGCCGCACTCGCGGGCTTGGCCTCCCCTTTCGTCTTCGTCTACCTCCAAGGAGGGGAAATCCATTTCACGAGCTACGATGGCCTCCGGATCGTTGCCGGAGATCGCACCGCCCAGTCCCTCATTCGCAACCTGGATCTCTCATCCAAAGCGGCTGGGCAGGTGGATGATCTCAACCGGCTGAACGAGACGGACCGCTTCAAATTCCTGCTCTATCGCGCGCTCGCGGACGTTCTCAGGCGAAACCGCCAACCCGAGGCGGCGGCCTATATCCTGGGTCGGCTCAGTCGGGACCCGGCCGTTCACTCCATGCAGACCAGCCTCTTCCGCTACATGGGGTCCCTTCAACAGGAAATGGGGGACTACCGCTTCGCCATCGAAAGCTACGAAAAAGCGCTCAGCGGCATCCAGGACCCTTCCGAACGCTACTACACGTACCGATCGATTGCCGACTGCCTCGTCAGCCTCCAACAGTACGGCCGCGCTCGCCGGTTGTACCGCGAACTCCTGGAAACGGTTCCCTCCACACACGGCCTCGGACCTGAGTACCTGAAGGACATATACCGGCGTCTCTCAGACGTAGAACGATACGCGGGCGAAATCCGCCAATCCGCCAAGTACTTGGATCTGGCCCTCGAAAAATCCCAGAACGATCTCCGCGAGCGGAACGCCATTCTGTTCGATCGAGCGCAACTCGAAATCGGCATCGGGGACTATGAAACGGCCCTGCGAACGTTGGCCGACCATATCGAAACTCAGGCTTCAGAGGTGTCCGCGCCGCCGTCCGCCGATCTGAACGTCATGCTGATCAATCTCTACCTTCGCTCAAGAAAGTACCCCGAGGCCAAAAATCTGTTCCTCAAGATCGTTTCTTCGCGGGAAATCAGCGCGGACCGGCTTTCTCAGCCCGGCGTCCGGTTGGCCACTTCCCTCCTGGAGGGATCCGACCCTTCATCCGCCTTCAAAGTGCTCGACGCCCTCGCGGCCATGAACGGCACCCAAGAGACCCTGGACCAGCTGGCCCTGACCGAATGGGCACTGATGAGCATCGAGGACGGCGGGCCGGAACGAATCCGACAGGCATGGCAAAGAATCGGTGCCTCCCAATCGCTGCAAGTCCCGAAGCCCGACCTCGACTTCATGGAAGCGTACACCCTCGAACGGGCCGGCCGATCGGAGGAGGCCCTGAGACAATACCTCGCCCTCTCGGATAAGAATGCGCCGACATCGATGGAGTTCTTCCGCCAGGTCGCATACCGAAAAGTGGGCCAGGCCGAGGCCAAGCGCCCCATCAGTCCAAACCGCAAGCTGGTCGAAATCAAGCACGGTGGGGAGGACCCCTCCCGATGA